The Bradyrhizobium sp. WBAH42 genome includes a window with the following:
- a CDS encoding septal ring lytic transglycosylase RlpA family protein, which yields MHLLIRMAAIATFPAWIGLNANGAAAQDFKDRWSIIPSAQAEPAPAGVEQTKKDQIEAPPPTAQEPSADRSGMRSFNRVFSGKASYYSYSKGKTASGSSFNRNHLTAAHRSLPFGTKVRVTHGESSVIVTINDRGPFIRGRVLDLSLAAARSLGITNRGVAQVRAEVL from the coding sequence ATGCATCTTCTCATCAGAATGGCGGCGATTGCAACATTCCCTGCTTGGATCGGATTGAACGCGAACGGCGCTGCGGCACAGGATTTCAAGGACCGATGGTCCATCATTCCGAGCGCGCAGGCAGAGCCGGCGCCTGCTGGAGTCGAACAGACGAAGAAGGATCAGATTGAGGCGCCACCTCCAACCGCACAAGAGCCATCGGCTGATCGCTCGGGCATGCGATCGTTCAATCGAGTCTTTTCGGGAAAGGCCTCCTATTATTCGTATTCCAAAGGCAAGACAGCGAGCGGTTCGTCATTCAATCGGAATCACCTCACGGCAGCGCATCGCAGCCTGCCATTCGGCACCAAGGTCCGCGTGACCCATGGAGAAAGCAGCGTCATCGTCACCATCAATGACAGAGGCCCGTTCATTCGTGGCCGCGTCCTCGATCTCTCGCTCGCTGCCGCGCGCAGCTTGGGGATTACGAATCGCGGCGTAGCTCAGGTTCGTGCCGAGGTGTTGTAG
- a CDS encoding MarR family winged helix-turn-helix transcriptional regulator — translation MSATRKEGARLRTIGNLDIIRRFTWEISSINMYLEELRQFWARTLGISGPQWLILMAISDLDKDDGIPVNVVSKLLHVDPSFVTTQSKLLEKKGLLRRRPSPTDARVVRLSLTEKTQKHLASLNEQYKTIKEFVFQEFDEAELTEFTTKLATLKTRLEKACVRLTLDF, via the coding sequence GTGTCCGCGACGAGGAAGGAAGGCGCGCGCCTGCGCACCATCGGCAACCTGGATATCATCAGGCGCTTCACCTGGGAGATATCGTCGATCAACATGTATCTTGAGGAGCTGCGTCAGTTCTGGGCGAGGACGCTCGGCATCAGCGGGCCGCAATGGCTGATCCTGATGGCGATTTCCGACCTCGACAAGGACGACGGCATTCCGGTCAACGTCGTGTCCAAGCTCCTTCACGTCGATCCCTCCTTCGTCACCACCCAGTCCAAGCTGCTGGAAAAGAAGGGCCTGCTGCGCCGCCGCCCCTCGCCGACCGACGCGCGCGTGGTCCGGCTGTCCCTGACCGAGAAGACGCAGAAGCACCTGGCGAGCCTCAACGAGCAGTACAAGACTATCAAGGAATTCGTCTTCCAGGAGTTCGACGAGGCCGAGCTCACCGAATTCACCACCAAGCTCGCGACGTTGAAGACCCGCCTGGAAAAGGCCTGCGTCCGCCTCACCCTGGACTTCTGA
- a CDS encoding beta-ketoacyl-ACP synthase III produces MTQIRSVVLGCGSYLPEQVVTNAQLAARIDTSDEWIVQRTGIRERHIAAEGEFTSHLAIKAAQAALRDAGVDAQSIELIVLATSTPDNTFPATAVAVQHGLGINHGAAFDLQAVCSGFVFALATADNFLRTGAYKRALVIGAETFSRILDWNDRGTCVLFGDGAGAVVLEAQEQPGNAATDRGIVTTHLRSDGRHKAKLFVDGGPSSTQTVGHLRMEGREVFKHAVGMITDVIVDAFKATGLNADGIDWFVPHQANKRIIDASAHKLHIAPEKVVLTVDRHGNTSAASIPLALSVARRDGRIKKGDMVLLEAMGGGFTWGSALVRW; encoded by the coding sequence GTGACTCAGATTCGTTCGGTCGTGCTCGGCTGCGGCTCTTATCTGCCGGAGCAGGTGGTGACCAACGCCCAATTGGCGGCGCGCATCGACACCTCCGACGAGTGGATCGTGCAGCGCACCGGCATTCGCGAGCGGCACATCGCGGCCGAGGGCGAGTTCACCTCGCACCTCGCCATCAAGGCGGCACAGGCGGCGCTCCGCGACGCCGGCGTGGACGCGCAGTCGATCGAGCTGATCGTGCTGGCGACCTCGACGCCCGACAACACCTTCCCTGCGACGGCCGTCGCCGTGCAGCACGGGCTCGGCATCAATCATGGCGCGGCCTTCGATCTCCAGGCGGTGTGCTCGGGCTTCGTGTTTGCGCTGGCCACCGCCGACAATTTCCTGCGCACCGGCGCCTACAAGCGCGCGCTGGTGATCGGCGCGGAGACCTTCTCGCGCATCCTCGATTGGAATGATCGCGGCACCTGCGTGCTGTTCGGTGACGGCGCCGGCGCCGTGGTGCTGGAGGCGCAGGAGCAGCCCGGCAATGCCGCGACCGACCGCGGCATCGTGACCACGCATCTGCGCTCCGATGGCCGCCACAAGGCAAAGCTGTTCGTGGACGGCGGGCCGTCCTCGACCCAGACCGTCGGTCATCTGCGCATGGAGGGCCGCGAGGTCTTCAAGCATGCGGTCGGCATGATCACCGACGTGATCGTCGATGCCTTCAAGGCGACCGGGCTCAATGCCGACGGCATCGACTGGTTCGTGCCGCACCAGGCCAACAAGCGAATCATCGACGCTTCCGCGCACAAGCTGCACATCGCGCCCGAGAAGGTGGTGCTGACGGTGGACCGCCACGGCAACACCTCCGCGGCCTCGATCCCGCTGGCGCTCTCCGTGGCGCGCAGGGACGGCCGCATCAAAAAGGGCGACATGGTCCTTCTGGAGGCCATGGGCGGCGGCTTCACCTGGGGCTCCGCGCTGGTGCGCTGGTAA
- a CDS encoding SDR family oxidoreductase: MKDFAGKIAVITGGGTGMGRELARQLVAEGCNVAMCDVSEAAMAETKRLCEVEKLPQGLRVTTHVADVAIEDHLKRFRDELAEQQKTDRIHLLFNNAGIGGGGSLFTNTREQWERTFNICWGGVYLGVRTFLPMLVAADEAHIVNTASVNGFWASIGMNQAHTAYSAAKFAVKGFTEALINDLRLHAPHVKCSVVMPGHIGTSIVSNSRKVQSGDGSEQLNADEVALTRKRMAAAGVPDTDKMSDENIQAAFAERARSFLEDAPTTAAQAATIILDGVKAERWRILVGEDAKRLDERVRATPEQAYDRAFYESLTQEVGWRLG; encoded by the coding sequence ATGAAGGATTTTGCTGGAAAGATCGCAGTCATCACCGGCGGCGGCACGGGAATGGGGCGCGAGCTCGCGCGGCAGCTCGTCGCCGAAGGCTGCAACGTCGCGATGTGCGACGTCTCGGAAGCGGCCATGGCCGAGACCAAGCGGCTCTGCGAAGTCGAGAAGCTGCCGCAGGGCCTGCGCGTCACGACGCACGTCGCCGACGTCGCGATCGAGGATCACCTGAAGCGCTTTCGCGACGAGCTCGCCGAGCAGCAGAAGACGGACAGGATCCATCTGTTGTTCAACAATGCCGGCATCGGCGGCGGCGGCAGCCTGTTCACCAACACCCGCGAGCAATGGGAGCGCACCTTCAACATCTGCTGGGGCGGCGTCTATCTCGGGGTGCGCACGTTCCTGCCGATGCTGGTCGCCGCGGACGAGGCCCACATCGTCAACACCGCGAGCGTCAACGGCTTCTGGGCCTCGATCGGCATGAACCAGGCGCACACCGCCTACAGCGCAGCCAAGTTCGCGGTGAAGGGATTTACCGAAGCGCTGATCAACGATCTTCGCCTGCATGCCCCGCACGTCAAGTGCTCGGTGGTGATGCCCGGCCACATCGGCACGTCGATCGTCTCCAATTCGCGCAAGGTGCAGAGCGGCGACGGTTCGGAGCAGCTCAATGCCGACGAGGTGGCGCTGACCCGCAAGCGCATGGCTGCGGCCGGCGTGCCGGATACCGACAAGATGTCGGACGAGAACATCCAGGCGGCGTTCGCCGAGCGCGCCCGCAGCTTCCTGGAGGACGCGCCGACCACGGCCGCGCAGGCGGCGACGATCATTCTCGACGGCGTCAAGGCGGAGCGGTGGCGCATCCTCGTCGGCGAGGATGCCAAGCGCCTCGACGAGCGCGTGCGCGCCACGCCGGAGCAGGCTTACGACCGCGCCTTCTACGAAAGTTTGACGCAGGAGGTCGGCTGGCGGCTTGGTTGA
- a CDS encoding S9 family peptidase → MIPACLSEDWTLCPEREDISAEFTRLLTAAQEGGATIAECLMIARRLKGADDNSWYREWKKLAQTNRQRAETAFAEGHLASAQRNWLRAMNYYGAAAMPLDPSDERRWVAVLAMQECARRYLAARSPAGEVVTIPWLDGHSLQGYFLPASSGKEPAPTVICIGEPGHRKEEFLFKLVPHARERGFSMLALDLFGDQRDDFLDALLRRQDLESAIPGVMDYLETRQDVDFARVGIIADGWGSSFVARAVLQEPRLAAAVCDGGLWDLHERAFFASRFAMSDVSIVPVPHAPLMASSADCPVLITLGEDGWLKADRARQLVRDSRLGSSDVMLKVFTAAETGAAQAHADNPSLANEYIFDWLESRLGGGLRI, encoded by the coding sequence ATGATCCCCGCATGCCTCTCCGAAGACTGGACCCTTTGCCCGGAACGAGAGGACATCTCGGCTGAGTTCACGCGGCTCCTCACCGCAGCCCAAGAAGGCGGCGCCACGATCGCGGAATGCCTGATGATCGCGCGGCGGCTGAAAGGCGCCGACGACAATTCCTGGTATCGCGAGTGGAAGAAGCTGGCGCAGACCAATCGGCAGCGCGCGGAGACCGCGTTCGCGGAAGGACACCTGGCCAGCGCGCAGCGCAATTGGCTACGCGCGATGAACTATTATGGTGCCGCGGCGATGCCGCTCGACCCCTCCGATGAGCGCCGCTGGGTCGCGGTGCTGGCGATGCAGGAATGCGCGCGCCGCTATCTCGCCGCGCGCAGCCCCGCCGGAGAGGTGGTGACGATACCCTGGCTCGACGGGCATTCGCTGCAGGGCTATTTCCTTCCTGCGTCATCGGGGAAGGAGCCGGCTCCGACCGTGATCTGCATCGGTGAGCCCGGCCACCGCAAGGAAGAATTTCTGTTCAAGCTCGTGCCGCATGCGCGCGAGCGCGGCTTCTCGATGCTGGCGCTCGACCTGTTCGGCGATCAGCGCGACGATTTTCTCGATGCGCTGCTGCGGCGCCAGGATCTCGAGAGCGCGATCCCCGGCGTCATGGACTATCTGGAGACGCGGCAGGACGTCGACTTCGCCCGCGTCGGGATCATCGCCGATGGCTGGGGCTCGTCCTTCGTCGCACGTGCGGTGCTGCAGGAGCCGCGGCTTGCCGCCGCCGTCTGCGACGGCGGCCTGTGGGACCTGCACGAGCGGGCCTTCTTCGCCAGCCGATTCGCGATGAGCGACGTCAGCATCGTCCCGGTGCCGCATGCGCCACTGATGGCCTCCAGCGCCGACTGTCCGGTGCTGATCACGCTCGGCGAGGACGGCTGGCTCAAGGCGGACCGGGCGCGTCAGCTCGTCCGGGACTCCCGGCTCGGCAGCTCGGATGTGATGCTGAAAGTGTTCACCGCGGCGGAGACCGGCGCGGCGCAGGCCCATGCCGACAATCCGAGTCTTGCCAACGAATACATCTTCGACTGGCTGGAATCGCGGCTCGGCGGCGGCCTGCGAATCTAG
- a CDS encoding integration host factor subunit alpha — protein MSETSKTVTRVDLCEAVYQKVGLSRTESSAFVELVLKEITDCLEKGETVKLSSFGSFMVRKKGQRIGRNPKTGTEVPISPRRVMVFKPSAILKQRINAQHRTNGDATQAQEEA, from the coding sequence ATGAGCGAGACCAGCAAAACCGTAACGCGTGTCGATCTGTGCGAAGCCGTCTACCAGAAGGTGGGCCTGTCGCGCACGGAATCGTCCGCCTTCGTGGAACTCGTGCTGAAGGAGATCACCGACTGCCTGGAGAAGGGCGAGACGGTGAAATTGTCCTCGTTCGGCTCCTTTATGGTGCGCAAGAAGGGCCAGCGCATCGGCCGCAACCCGAAGACCGGCACCGAGGTGCCGATCTCGCCGCGCCGCGTCATGGTGTTCAAGCCCTCGGCGATCCTGAAGCAGCGGATCAACGCCCAGCACCGCACCAACGGCGACGCCACCCAGGCTCAGGAAGAGGCGTAA
- a CDS encoding outer membrane protein yields the protein MRRGLAAIAVLASVASGAEAADQSPALLTKARPADSNPSWTGFYAGGNVGGAWADRSVNFTSDAASAFIFNPGVPLLPPFAGQVAPSPHDFSMSGVTGGLQAGYNWQLDGKWLVGVEGDLSASSLRGGGRETTPLLPPAFAQTISAEQKIDWWGSIRGRLGALVTPSVLLYGTGGFAFGRVATFDDYIANGPGGAFDISVAGTSFNCTIGSTCFTGTDSRIQTGWTVGGGGEWRFAPRWSFKAEYLYVDLGKSSVAVNALATGIGPNLSRYTANFGRADFHVARVGVNYHF from the coding sequence GTGAGAAGAGGACTGGCTGCTATAGCAGTCTTGGCGAGCGTCGCGTCGGGGGCGGAAGCTGCTGACCAAAGCCCTGCACTTTTGACGAAGGCGCGCCCGGCTGACTCCAACCCAAGCTGGACGGGATTTTACGCTGGCGGCAACGTTGGCGGCGCATGGGCAGACCGGTCGGTGAATTTCACGAGTGACGCGGCCTCCGCTTTCATCTTCAATCCTGGAGTCCCGCTTTTGCCTCCGTTTGCGGGGCAGGTTGCTCCCAGCCCTCACGATTTTTCGATGAGTGGTGTAACGGGAGGGCTGCAAGCGGGCTACAATTGGCAACTCGATGGCAAATGGCTGGTCGGCGTAGAAGGTGACTTGAGCGCATCCAGCTTGCGCGGCGGCGGTCGTGAAACAACGCCGCTTCTACCCCCAGCTTTCGCACAGACCATCTCGGCTGAGCAAAAGATTGACTGGTGGGGGAGCATTCGTGGGCGTCTGGGGGCGCTGGTCACGCCTAGCGTTCTTTTGTATGGCACCGGCGGCTTTGCTTTTGGTCGAGTAGCGACATTTGACGACTACATCGCGAACGGACCGGGTGGCGCTTTCGATATCTCCGTCGCCGGCACTTCATTCAACTGTACGATCGGATCGACTTGCTTCACGGGGACCGATTCCCGCATTCAGACTGGCTGGACGGTCGGTGGAGGCGGCGAATGGCGCTTTGCGCCTCGTTGGAGCTTCAAGGCCGAATATCTCTACGTTGACCTCGGCAAATCGTCGGTGGCAGTCAACGCACTCGCAACGGGCATCGGTCCGAACCTGTCCAGATACACCGCAAATTTCGGCCGGGCGGATTTCCACGTCGCCCGAGTCGGCGTGAACTATCATTTTTGA
- a CDS encoding alpha/beta hydrolase fold domain-containing protein translates to MSVARLVSALQFCPGGCVFGARAPRDPAPSLQSRAFNLLLRLLPFKKQLASAEVVQAHVQKLALDPASFEPTGLGGGVEVTLTKMGGWPVYYTAPASGHEGCNYVMFLHGGGYINEIVPAHWRFAGEMTRKARVCCVVPIYPLAPRATAKDVVPATAELLRMLLEDAGDAKVTVVGNSAGAGLALAACQWLRDRGHRQPSRMLLISPAADASISRPEQVAIAALDPIQDIPGIVEAARLYAGELDVGHPFVSPLNGSFRALAPMTIFSGTRDLLYPDSVDLAARARAVGVPVELHLLREQPHNFALMPTPEGRRARAIIVREVA, encoded by the coding sequence ATGAGCGTTGCGAGACTTGTATCGGCCCTTCAATTCTGTCCGGGCGGCTGCGTATTCGGCGCGCGGGCACCGCGCGATCCAGCACCAAGCCTGCAAAGCCGGGCCTTCAACCTGCTGCTGCGGCTGCTGCCATTCAAGAAGCAGCTGGCATCAGCCGAGGTCGTGCAGGCACACGTGCAGAAGCTCGCATTGGATCCGGCCTCGTTCGAGCCGACGGGACTTGGCGGCGGCGTCGAGGTGACCCTGACCAAGATGGGCGGCTGGCCGGTCTATTACACCGCGCCGGCGTCAGGCCACGAGGGCTGCAACTACGTCATGTTCCTGCATGGCGGCGGCTACATCAACGAGATCGTGCCGGCGCATTGGCGCTTCGCCGGCGAGATGACGCGCAAGGCGCGCGTCTGCTGCGTCGTGCCGATCTATCCGCTGGCGCCGCGGGCGACCGCCAAGGACGTCGTGCCGGCGACGGCCGAGCTGCTGCGCATGCTGCTGGAAGACGCGGGCGACGCAAAGGTGACAGTCGTCGGCAATTCGGCGGGCGCTGGCCTTGCGCTCGCCGCCTGCCAATGGCTGCGCGATCGCGGTCATCGGCAGCCGAGCCGGATGCTGCTGATCTCGCCTGCGGCCGATGCCTCTATCAGCCGTCCGGAGCAGGTTGCGATCGCGGCGCTCGATCCGATCCAGGACATTCCGGGCATCGTCGAGGCGGCACGTCTTTATGCCGGCGAGCTCGATGTCGGCCATCCCTTCGTCAGCCCGCTCAACGGCTCCTTCCGCGCGCTGGCGCCGATGACGATCTTTTCGGGCACGCGCGATCTTCTGTATCCCGACAGCGTCGATCTTGCCGCGAGGGCGAGGGCGGTGGGCGTGCCGGTCGAGCTGCATCTCCTGCGCGAGCAACCGCACAACTTCGCGCTGATGCCGACCCCGGAAGGGCGGCGGGCGCGTGCGATCATCGTGCGTGAGGTGGCTTAG
- a CDS encoding TetR/AcrR family transcriptional regulator — protein sequence MARKPPTKPRKNASQERSRATVDALVEATARILVKEGFEKASTNRIAEIAGVSVGSLYQYFPSKEALVAAVIDRHNDAIMTVVRAAFAEVADLPIEKAVRRLVTVAIEAHHIDPNLHRVLAEQIPRSGHLAEVEAYSHEIHALVRTYLERHRKEMRKIDPALAAFMCVSTIEAIAHNTVLNGAEMLSEKMLKVLVDETTRMVVGYLR from the coding sequence GTGGCCCGCAAACCGCCCACAAAACCCCGGAAAAACGCCTCGCAGGAGCGATCCCGCGCCACCGTCGACGCGCTGGTCGAGGCAACTGCTCGCATTCTGGTCAAGGAAGGCTTCGAGAAGGCCAGCACCAACCGCATCGCCGAGATCGCCGGGGTCAGCGTCGGCTCGCTCTATCAATATTTTCCAAGCAAGGAAGCCCTCGTCGCCGCCGTGATCGACCGCCACAACGATGCGATCATGACGGTCGTGCGCGCCGCCTTCGCGGAGGTCGCCGACCTGCCGATCGAGAAGGCCGTGCGCCGCCTCGTCACGGTCGCGATCGAGGCCCATCACATCGATCCGAACCTGCACCGCGTCCTCGCCGAGCAGATCCCCCGCTCCGGCCACCTCGCGGAGGTCGAAGCCTACAGCCACGAGATCCACGCCCTCGTGCGCACCTATCTCGAACGCCACCGCAAGGAGATGCGCAAGATCGATCCCGCGCTCGCAGCGTTCATGTGCGTGAGCACGATCGAAGCCATCGCGCACAACACGGTGCTGAACGGCGCCGAGATGCTGTCGGAGAAGATGCTGAAGGTGCTGGTGGACGAGACGACCCGGATGGTGGTGGGGTATTTGAGATAG
- a CDS encoding MerR family transcriptional regulator, which yields MDKAPDAFRTISEVAQELDIPQHVLRFWETRFSQIKPMKRSGGRRYYRPDDVDLLKGIRRLLYGEGYTIRGVQRILKEHGVKSVQGLADSAAAVSFGAIEDAIGASLMEPEDEEAPIKGVTDTDDDDYQGDEEEGIDFRFTEIDDEEILTTFRKGGAAAAPAGPSALDRERLERVLGDLVACRDMLDQALKDG from the coding sequence TTGGATAAGGCGCCGGATGCGTTCCGAACCATCAGCGAAGTAGCGCAGGAACTCGACATTCCGCAGCACGTGCTGCGGTTCTGGGAGACCCGCTTCTCCCAGATCAAGCCGATGAAGCGCAGCGGCGGCCGCCGCTATTACCGCCCCGACGATGTCGACCTGCTCAAGGGCATCCGCCGGCTGCTCTACGGCGAGGGCTACACCATCCGCGGGGTGCAGCGGATCCTCAAAGAGCACGGCGTCAAATCGGTGCAGGGCCTCGCCGACAGCGCGGCCGCGGTCTCGTTCGGCGCCATCGAGGACGCCATCGGCGCGAGCCTGATGGAGCCCGAGGACGAGGAGGCGCCCATCAAGGGCGTCACCGACACCGACGATGACGACTATCAGGGCGATGAGGAGGAAGGCATCGACTTCCGCTTCACCGAGATCGACGACGAGGAGATTCTCACCACCTTCCGCAAGGGCGGTGCCGCCGCCGCGCCCGCCGGCCCCAGCGCGCTCGACCGGGAGCGGCTGGAGCGGGTGCTCGGCGACCTCGTCGCCTGCAGGGACATGCTGGACCAGGCCCTCAAGGACGGCTAG